A portion of the Polaribacter cellanae genome contains these proteins:
- a CDS encoding M23 family metallopeptidase produces the protein MKQFLIIFLFTTTITCFSQKKYPKNYFRNPLEIPTVLAGTFGELRSNHFHSGVDIKTQGKEGLKVFAAADGYISRIKVAQFGFGKALYITHPNGYTTVYAHLSKYANKIEEYVKSIQYKKQNYQTGNIFLKKGKFSVKKGELVAFSGDTGGSGGPHLHFEIRDTKTENIINPMFFGITSADTKPPTIQSLLVYPLSFDARINQQYNRYKVSVKNVGKGKYVGSRIFASGTIGFGINVFDRLNKANNKNGIYSLEMLVNGKRFYYHDVETFSFAESKYINLLIDYEYYKNYKSRVQKTYRVKENKLTIYKDLQNNGKIKIEKGLNYTIEIIARDFNGNKSSVKIPVVGKENNTIFKKQKDTTAYKIVAKKFQKFTQDYVTIAFPKNTFYKDVYLDFKVDKGIANIHNPTIPLNKNFTLTFNVSKYSEEEKKHLYIANVQYAKYPRYQYTRKKDSTFYTTTKTLGKYKLLSDTKKPTIRLLYFKDKQWISSHKTLKVKIADAGSGIKNFRATIDGQWVLMEYNHKKGILTYNFNDKKLVGSKHIFKIVVSDNVGNTKELSATFFKKQVN, from the coding sequence TTGAAGCAATTTCTTATCATATTTCTATTTACGACTACGATTACCTGTTTTTCTCAAAAAAAATACCCAAAAAATTACTTTAGAAATCCTTTAGAAATCCCTACAGTTCTCGCAGGTACTTTTGGTGAACTTCGTAGCAATCACTTTCACTCTGGAGTAGATATTAAAACACAAGGAAAAGAAGGTTTAAAAGTTTTTGCTGCTGCAGATGGTTATATTTCTCGAATAAAGGTAGCGCAGTTCGGGTTTGGAAAAGCACTCTATATTACGCACCCAAATGGTTATACAACTGTGTATGCACATTTAAGTAAATATGCTAATAAAATTGAAGAATACGTAAAATCCATTCAATATAAAAAACAGAATTACCAAACAGGAAATATTTTTTTAAAAAAAGGTAAATTTTCAGTTAAAAAGGGAGAACTGGTTGCTTTTTCTGGAGATACTGGTGGTTCTGGTGGTCCACACTTGCATTTTGAAATTCGGGATACAAAAACCGAAAACATTATAAACCCGATGTTTTTTGGTATTACTTCTGCAGACACAAAACCGCCAACAATTCAATCTCTTTTAGTATATCCTTTAAGTTTTGATGCTCGAATAAACCAACAATACAATCGTTATAAAGTTTCCGTTAAAAATGTTGGAAAAGGAAAATATGTAGGGAGTAGAATCTTCGCAAGTGGAACTATTGGTTTTGGAATTAATGTTTTTGATCGATTGAATAAAGCAAACAACAAAAACGGAATTTATAGTTTAGAAATGTTGGTAAATGGCAAACGATTCTATTATCATGATGTGGAAACATTTTCTTTTGCAGAAAGTAAATACATTAACTTATTAATTGATTATGAATATTATAAGAACTACAAAAGTAGAGTTCAAAAAACGTATAGAGTTAAGGAAAATAAATTAACTATTTACAAAGATTTGCAAAATAATGGTAAAATTAAAATCGAAAAAGGGCTAAATTATACCATCGAAATTATCGCAAGAGATTTTAATGGAAATAAAAGTTCTGTAAAAATACCTGTGGTTGGAAAAGAAAACAACACCATATTTAAAAAACAAAAAGACACAACTGCTTATAAAATTGTGGCGAAGAAATTTCAAAAATTTACACAAGATTATGTTACTATCGCTTTTCCCAAAAACACTTTTTACAAGGATGTTTATTTAGATTTTAAGGTTGATAAGGGCATTGCAAATATACATAACCCAACAATTCCTTTAAATAAAAACTTTACATTAACTTTTAACGTTTCTAAATATTCAGAAGAAGAAAAAAAGCATTTATACATTGCAAATGTGCAGTATGCGAAATACCCAAGATACCAGTATACCAGAAAAAAGGATAGCACTTTTTACACCACTACAAAAACTTTAGGAAAATATAAGTTACTTTCCGATACTAAAAAACCTACCATTCGTTTACTGTATTTTAAAGACAAACAATGGATTTCTAGTCATAAAACATTAAAAGTAAAAATTGCTGATGCTGGTTCTGGAATTAAAAATTTTAGAGCAACTATCGATGGACAATGGGTATTAATGGAATACAACCATAAAAAAGGGATTTTAACCTATAATTTTAATGATAAAAAATTGGTTGGTAGCAAACATATCTTTAAAATTGTAGTCTCGGACAATGTTGGAAATACCAAAGAGCTTTCTGCGACGTTCTTTAAAAAACAAGTAAACTAA
- a CDS encoding cell division protein ZapA, with amino-acid sequence MVGKLRINIVIAGRTYPLSVNNTKEEEGMRKAANAINSLISKYEQNYAVSDKQDVLAMCALQFASKLEISSLNKEQSNAETIHKIKELTQLVDTHLK; translated from the coding sequence ATTGTGGGAAAATTAAGAATTAACATTGTTATTGCAGGTAGAACATATCCTTTAAGTGTAAACAACACCAAAGAGGAAGAAGGTATGCGTAAAGCAGCCAATGCAATTAATAGTTTAATTTCTAAATACGAGCAAAATTATGCAGTTAGCGATAAACAAGACGTTTTAGCAATGTGTGCATTACAATTTGCTTCTAAATTAGAAATTTCTTCCTTAAATAAAGAACAAAGTAATGCTGAAACAATACATAAAATAAAAGAGTTAACACAATTAGTGGATACTCATTTAAAATAA
- the rny gene encoding ribonuclease Y, translating into MDGMLLPIIVGIIGIAIGFIVAKSIEKSKGKKLLNATRKEANSILKEAKVDAESIKKEKILQAKEKFIELKSEHEKVILSREKKISDVEKRIRDRESQVASEVDKNKKLNRSLEQKVKDYDFKLDFLEKKEEDLSKMHKRHIDMLEQISGLSADEAKKELVSSLKDEAKTEAMAFIQTSIEEAKLTAEQEARKVVLGTIQRVGVEQAVENCVSVFNLESDDVKGRIIGREGRNIRAIEAATGVEIIVDDTPDAIILSCFDPIRREIARLSLHKLVTDGRIHPARIEEVVGKTEKQITQEIIEVGKRTVIDLGIHGLHPELVKAVGRMKYRSSYGQNLLQHSREVANLCGIMAAEMGLNSKVAKRAGLLHDIGKVPNEESELPHALLGMQWAEKYGEKPDVCNAIGAHHDEIEMKSLISPIVQVCDAISGARPGARRQVLDSYIQRLKDLEDIAFGFTGVQKAYAIQAGRELRVMVESTKVNDTKASELSFNISQKIQNDMTYPGQVKVTVIRETRAVNVAR; encoded by the coding sequence ATGGACGGAATGTTACTTCCCATTATTGTGGGAATCATAGGAATTGCAATAGGTTTTATCGTTGCAAAATCAATAGAGAAATCTAAAGGCAAAAAGTTATTAAATGCAACTAGAAAAGAAGCAAACTCTATTCTTAAAGAAGCCAAAGTAGATGCAGAATCGATAAAAAAAGAAAAGATTTTACAGGCGAAAGAAAAATTTATTGAACTTAAATCCGAGCACGAAAAGGTAATATTATCAAGAGAAAAGAAAATTTCTGATGTAGAAAAGCGAATTAGAGATAGAGAATCGCAAGTAGCCTCTGAAGTCGATAAAAATAAAAAACTAAATCGCTCTTTAGAACAAAAAGTAAAAGATTACGATTTTAAACTAGACTTTTTAGAGAAAAAAGAAGAAGATTTAAGTAAAATGCACAAACGACATATAGATATGTTGGAGCAAATTTCTGGATTATCTGCAGATGAAGCTAAAAAAGAATTGGTTTCTTCTTTAAAAGATGAAGCCAAAACAGAAGCTATGGCTTTTATACAAACGTCTATCGAAGAAGCAAAATTAACAGCAGAACAAGAAGCAAGAAAAGTTGTTTTAGGAACCATACAAAGAGTAGGAGTAGAGCAAGCTGTAGAAAATTGTGTTTCTGTTTTTAACTTAGAGTCAGACGATGTTAAAGGAAGAATTATTGGTAGAGAAGGTAGAAATATTAGAGCCATTGAAGCTGCAACTGGTGTAGAAATTATTGTAGATGATACTCCAGATGCCATTATACTTTCTTGTTTTGATCCAATTCGTAGAGAAATAGCTCGTTTATCTTTACATAAATTAGTTACAGATGGTAGAATTCATCCAGCGAGAATCGAAGAAGTTGTTGGAAAAACAGAAAAGCAAATTACCCAAGAAATTATAGAAGTTGGTAAAAGAACGGTTATCGATTTAGGAATTCATGGTTTACATCCTGAATTGGTAAAAGCTGTGGGTAGAATGAAGTACAGATCTTCTTATGGACAAAATTTACTACAGCATTCACGTGAAGTTGCAAACCTATGTGGAATTATGGCTGCAGAAATGGGCTTAAACTCTAAAGTAGCAAAACGTGCAGGTTTATTGCATGATATTGGTAAAGTACCAAATGAAGAAAGCGAACTACCACACGCATTACTAGGAATGCAATGGGCAGAGAAATATGGCGAAAAGCCAGACGTTTGTAATGCAATTGGAGCACACCATGACGAAATTGAAATGAAGAGTTTAATCTCTCCAATCGTGCAAGTTTGTGATGCTATTTCTGGAGCAAGACCAGGAGCAAGACGTCAAGTTTTAGATTCTTACATTCAACGTTTAAAAGATTTAGAAGATATTGCATTTGGTTTTACAGGCGTACAAAAAGCTTATGCTATACAAGCAGGTCGTGAATTACGAGTTATGGTAGAAAGCACAAAAGTAAACGACACCAAAGCATCTGAATTATCATTTAACATTTCTCAGAAAATACAAAATGATATGACCTATCCTGGACAAGTAAAAGTTACAGTTATTCGAGAAACGAGGGCTGTGAATGTTGCGAGATAG
- a CDS encoding outer membrane beta-barrel protein yields MKALFFITVISLLGLGEIHAQNKISYGAVAGYHNLIGKVKVSENNKSNKVSTGVSGLYAGFFLEYQLSEKFSFQPEVHFAQTYKDGKSSNELIFPMFVKYYVDSKLSLQAGATFDLILDKTEGANVFGFGAGFGLAYDITDKLFASSRYTFGLSNRLKDAPVGRTIKFDIFQIGLGYRF; encoded by the coding sequence ATGAAAGCATTATTTTTTATTACAGTTATTTCTCTTCTAGGACTTGGAGAGATTCATGCACAAAATAAAATTTCTTATGGTGCAGTTGCTGGATATCACAATTTAATAGGTAAAGTAAAAGTTTCCGAAAACAACAAAAGTAATAAAGTTTCTACTGGAGTAAGTGGCTTGTATGCTGGTTTCTTTTTGGAATATCAACTATCAGAAAAGTTTAGTTTTCAACCAGAAGTTCATTTTGCCCAAACTTATAAGGATGGTAAAAGTAGTAATGAATTAATTTTTCCGATGTTTGTTAAGTATTATGTAGATAGTAAACTTAGCCTTCAAGCAGGAGCAACTTTCGATTTAATTTTAGACAAAACAGAAGGTGCAAATGTTTTTGGATTTGGTGCTGGTTTTGGTTTGGCTTATGATATAACAGATAAATTATTTGCGAGTTCTAGATATACATTTGGTTTAAGTAATCGATTAAAAGATGCTCCAGTTGGTCGAACCATAAAATTTGATATTTTTCAAATAGGTCTTGGATACAGATTTTAA
- a CDS encoding glycosyltransferase, with protein MIKDKILVYSDYIIHENSGGPPGYLYKCVLDNHPKEIVLLDDALKINKIKFKVKLRHKLFKLLGFFSKKLTNKNTSKFIYSNSLNYKFIYFHDVFTLYNVLHLIKKEQIIILQSHSPQLPSEEKFDFSKNQKELIHSKLIEKLAFERANVLVFPNKECVITYKSLILKKHTIKYLLTGIKKIESSVFYPIKKNKINLLYIGRRNDIKGFNFLIKTFKEVTATRDDLCLFIAGSGALINGKNIYDLGLITTPYNWINSVDFVFSLNEKSYFDLNVIETICLGTPLIMTTTEGHNFFKNTRGIIDVTNKNLVDVLLSKNLINKKYKIENKKAILSLYNHFFTESIFKENLQTICREIIQQFN; from the coding sequence ATGATAAAAGATAAGATTTTAGTTTATAGTGATTATATAATTCATGAAAATTCTGGTGGACCACCTGGATATTTATACAAATGTGTTTTAGACAATCATCCTAAAGAAATTGTTTTATTAGATGATGCACTTAAAATTAATAAAATAAAATTTAAAGTTAAATTAAGGCATAAATTATTTAAACTTTTGGGTTTTTTTAGTAAAAAATTAACCAATAAAAATACATCTAAATTTATCTATTCAAATAGTCTTAATTATAAATTCATATATTTTCACGATGTTTTTACTCTTTATAATGTGCTTCATCTAATAAAAAAAGAACAAATTATAATTTTACAAAGTCATTCACCACAATTGCCATCCGAAGAAAAATTTGACTTTAGTAAAAATCAAAAAGAATTGATTCATAGTAAATTAATTGAAAAATTAGCCTTTGAAAGGGCAAATGTACTTGTTTTTCCCAATAAAGAATGTGTAATTACCTACAAATCATTAATATTGAAAAAACATACTATTAAATATTTATTAACAGGTATAAAAAAAATAGAATCAAGTGTTTTTTATCCAATTAAAAAAAACAAAATAAATCTATTATATATAGGCAGAAGAAACGATATTAAAGGATTTAATTTTTTAATAAAAACATTTAAAGAAGTAACTGCTACAAGAGACGATTTATGCTTGTTTATAGCAGGTAGTGGTGCATTAATTAATGGAAAAAATATATACGATTTAGGTTTAATAACTACACCTTATAACTGGATAAATAGCGTAGATTTTGTTTTTTCATTAAATGAAAAAAGTTATTTTGATTTAAATGTTATAGAAACTATTTGTTTAGGTACTCCATTAATTATGACAACTACAGAAGGTCATAATTTCTTTAAAAATACAAGAGGTATTATTGATGTAACAAATAAAAATTTAGTAGATGTTTTATTAAGTAAAAATCTAATTAATAAAAAATACAAAATTGAAAATAAAAAAGCAATTCTTTCTTTGTATAACCATTTTTTTACAGAATCAATATTCAAAGAAAACTTACAAACTATCTGTAGAGAAATCATTCAGCAGTTCAATTAA
- the aroQ gene encoding type II 3-dehydroquinate dehydratase: MKIIIINGPNLNLLGKREPEIYGSASFEDYFRDLQLKYKTAELSYFQSNVEGEIIDKLHEVGFDYDGIILNAAAYTHTSVGIGDAVKGIITPVVEVHISNIHAREDFRHKSFIAPNAKGVIFGFGLKGYNLAIQSFL; this comes from the coding sequence ATGAAAATTATAATTATAAATGGCCCAAATTTAAACCTATTAGGAAAAAGAGAGCCAGAAATTTATGGTTCTGCTTCTTTTGAAGATTATTTTAGAGATTTACAGCTAAAATATAAAACTGCAGAGCTGTCTTATTTTCAATCGAATGTAGAAGGAGAAATAATAGACAAATTACACGAAGTTGGTTTCGATTATGATGGAATTATTTTAAATGCAGCTGCTTACACACATACTTCTGTTGGTATTGGAGATGCTGTAAAAGGCATTATTACTCCTGTTGTGGAAGTTCATATTTCTAATATCCACGCTCGCGAAGATTTTAGACACAAGAGCTTTATTGCTCCAAATGCAAAAGGAGTAATTTTTGGGTTTGGTTTAAAAGGTTATAATTTAGCAATACAGAGTTTTTTATAA
- the xerD gene encoding site-specific tyrosine recombinase XerD, whose product MKWQHAIKDYQLFLKIERGLSKNTIESYSRDLEKLALFLDTNEIKVSPTNIDASVVKQFVYEIAKSINPRSQARIISGLRSFFDYMVFEDYRKTNPTDLIETPKTGRKLPDTLSEAQINQLILAVDLSHPQGERNRTILETMYSCGLRVGELITLKISDLFFEEGFIRVLGKGNKQRYIPVHNTAKKYITIYMNQIRNHIKPKKGFEDTLFLNRRGSGLSRQMVFMIIKDLAIKIDLKKKISPHTLRHSFATHLLKRGADLRSIQQMLGHQSITTTEVYVHVDKTYLQEVLEKYHPRK is encoded by the coding sequence ATGAAATGGCAACACGCAATTAAAGATTATCAGTTATTTTTAAAAATCGAACGTGGACTTTCTAAAAACACCATAGAAAGTTATTCTCGGGATTTAGAAAAACTAGCTTTATTTCTCGATACTAACGAAATTAAAGTTTCTCCTACAAATATTGATGCATCTGTAGTAAAGCAGTTCGTATATGAGATTGCCAAAAGCATAAATCCTCGAAGTCAAGCAAGAATAATATCGGGTTTGCGCAGCTTTTTCGATTATATGGTTTTTGAAGATTACAGAAAAACGAATCCAACAGATTTAATAGAAACACCTAAAACTGGAAGAAAATTACCAGATACGCTTTCAGAAGCGCAAATAAACCAATTAATTTTGGCAGTCGATTTAAGTCATCCTCAAGGAGAAAGAAACAGAACTATTTTAGAAACAATGTACAGTTGTGGTTTACGTGTTGGAGAGTTAATAACCTTAAAAATTTCTGATTTATTTTTTGAAGAAGGTTTTATTCGTGTTTTAGGAAAAGGCAACAAACAAAGATATATTCCTGTTCACAACACTGCTAAAAAGTATATTACTATTTATATGAATCAAATTAGAAATCACATAAAACCAAAAAAAGGATTCGAAGACACACTATTTCTAAACAGAAGAGGAAGTGGATTGTCTCGACAAATGGTTTTTATGATAATTAAAGATTTAGCAATTAAAATCGATTTGAAGAAAAAAATTAGTCCACATACTTTACGTCATTCTTTTGCAACCCATTTATTAAAAAGAGGTGCAGATTTAAGGTCGATTCAACAAATGTTAGGGCACCAAAGCATTACTACAACAGAAGTGTATGTTCATGTAGATAAAACTTACTTGCAAGAAGTTTTGGAAAAATATCATCCAAGAAAATAA
- the glf gene encoding UDP-galactopyranose mutase, with product MDRKKYLVVGAGFSGAVIARKLAENGKNVLVIDKRSHIAGNCYTKRDANTNVMVHKYGPHIFNTNNKEVWEYVNSYGKLKPFKNKVIANTEKGVFSMPMNLLTINQFFKTKLKPSEVESFLKQKQKKKENPKDFEEQALAFLGEELYYNFFYGYTKKQWGCEPKELPASILKRLPIRFNYDDNYYNSKYQGIPENGYTEIIENILKHKNITIELGIVYNKSDNKSYEHVFYTGAIDSYLDYKFGRLGYRTVFFKEEIHDGDFQGNAVINYCEEDIPFTRVHEHKHFAPWENHEKTIVLTEFSKETVDKDEPYYPKRLKPDIAKLNSYVTYAESLEENVSFVGRLATYRYLDMEKVIKEALDYATYFLENKKENTIFKGAIFSNKI from the coding sequence ATGGATAGAAAGAAGTATTTAGTTGTTGGAGCTGGTTTTAGTGGAGCTGTAATTGCAAGAAAGTTGGCTGAAAATGGTAAAAACGTTTTAGTAATCGATAAACGTAGTCATATAGCAGGAAATTGTTATACAAAAAGAGATGCAAACACAAATGTAATGGTTCATAAATATGGTCCACATATTTTTAATACTAATAATAAAGAAGTTTGGGAATATGTAAATTCATATGGTAAATTGAAGCCTTTTAAAAATAAAGTAATTGCAAATACAGAAAAAGGTGTTTTTTCTATGCCAATGAATTTATTAACTATAAATCAGTTTTTTAAAACAAAATTAAAACCATCTGAAGTAGAAAGTTTTTTAAAACAAAAACAAAAAAAAAAAGAAAATCCAAAAGATTTCGAAGAACAAGCTTTGGCTTTTTTGGGAGAAGAATTATATTATAATTTCTTTTATGGTTATACAAAAAAACAATGGGGCTGTGAACCTAAAGAGTTACCAGCTTCAATCTTAAAAAGATTACCCATAAGATTTAATTATGATGATAATTATTACAACTCTAAATACCAAGGTATTCCAGAAAATGGATATACAGAAATAATTGAAAATATTTTGAAGCATAAAAATATTACAATTGAACTTGGTATAGTTTATAATAAAAGTGATAATAAATCTTACGAACATGTATTTTATACAGGAGCAATAGATTCTTATTTAGATTATAAATTTGGAAGATTGGGTTACAGAACTGTTTTTTTTAAAGAAGAAATTCATGATGGTGACTTTCAAGGAAATGCAGTTATAAATTATTGTGAGGAAGATATTCCATTTACAAGAGTTCACGAACACAAACATTTTGCACCTTGGGAAAATCATGAAAAAACTATTGTTCTAACTGAATTTAGTAAAGAAACAGTAGATAAAGATGAACCTTATTACCCGAAAAGATTAAAACCAGATATTGCTAAATTAAATAGTTATGTAACTTATGCAGAGAGTTTAGAAGAAAATGTATCTTTTGTAGGAAGATTAGCAACTTACAGATATTTAGATATGGAAAAAGTAATTAAAGAAGCATTAGATTATGCAACTTATTTTTTAGAAAATAAAAAAGAGAACACAATTTTCAAAGGAGCTATTTTTTCAAACAAAATTTAA
- a CDS encoding transporter, with protein MKKVVFIAILAIASLGKMNAQNGVLNAGVNVGLPTGDASDASSFTLGAEVNYMFTVADGFTAGPSVSYSNFFGKKVAGTKVPNVSFLPVAGAARYNVAEDFVAGVDLGYAIGINPKNNDGGFYYRPMLGYKIADNTQLNVSYSGVSRDGGSISNVSVGIMFGI; from the coding sequence ATGAAAAAAGTAGTATTTATTGCAATTTTAGCAATTGCAAGTTTAGGAAAAATGAATGCACAAAATGGTGTGTTAAACGCAGGTGTAAACGTTGGTTTACCAACAGGAGATGCAAGTGATGCTTCAAGTTTTACACTAGGTGCAGAAGTTAATTATATGTTTACAGTCGCAGATGGGTTTACTGCTGGACCTTCAGTTTCGTATTCTAATTTTTTCGGAAAAAAAGTTGCAGGAACTAAAGTGCCTAACGTTTCTTTTTTACCAGTAGCTGGTGCTGCAAGGTACAATGTTGCTGAAGATTTTGTTGCTGGTGTAGATTTAGGATATGCAATTGGTATTAACCCAAAAAATAATGATGGAGGTTTTTACTACAGACCTATGTTAGGGTATAAAATTGCAGATAATACACAGTTAAATGTTTCTTACTCAGGAGTTAGTAGAGATGGTGGGTCTATATCAAACGTTAGTGTAGGTATAATGTTTGGAATATAA
- a CDS encoding ABC transporter ATP-binding protein has protein sequence MKEDIILKVENLSKQYRLGTIGTGTISHDFNRFLARIRGKEDPYLKIGESNNRASKGNSEYVWALKDINFEVKRGEVLGIIGKNGAGKSTLLKILSKVTGPTEGSIKSKGRIASLLEVGTGFHPEMTGKENIFLNGAILGMTKKEIESKLDEIISFSGCERYIDTPVKRYSSGMKVRLAFAVAAHLEPDILVVDEVLAVGDIEFQKKAIGKMQDISKSDGRTVLFVSHNMAAVKSLCKRGVVLEKGKSIFLGDVDAAVDFYLKNAKSTKKYNIEATDKENYISKVYVSDIQNKVVVNSIDKTQEYYLNFELNIKDPKGLKFGTTLISIMNEPIISFPYENQFTKKGKHHLKIKLPTSILKGGEYFIEAALWNSGEVFDNSEEYIVVEIIGTSKLEKTGESIKGYVLNNEKWIERSI, from the coding sequence ATGAAAGAAGATATTATTTTAAAGGTCGAAAATCTATCGAAACAATATCGTTTAGGAACTATTGGTACAGGAACTATTAGTCACGATTTTAATCGTTTTTTAGCGAGAATTAGAGGAAAAGAAGACCCTTATTTAAAAATAGGAGAGTCTAATAATAGAGCTTCCAAAGGAAACTCAGAATATGTTTGGGCATTAAAAGATATTAATTTTGAAGTAAAAAGAGGAGAGGTTTTAGGGATTATTGGTAAAAATGGTGCTGGAAAATCGACCTTATTAAAAATACTTTCTAAAGTAACAGGACCTACAGAAGGCTCTATAAAATCGAAAGGAAGAATCGCTTCTTTATTAGAAGTAGGTACTGGTTTTCACCCAGAAATGACAGGGAAAGAAAATATTTTTTTGAATGGTGCTATTCTTGGAATGACCAAAAAAGAAATAGAATCTAAATTAGATGAAATAATTTCTTTTTCTGGTTGTGAACGCTATATAGATACACCTGTAAAAAGGTATTCTAGTGGGATGAAGGTTCGTTTAGCTTTTGCAGTTGCAGCTCATTTAGAACCAGATATTTTGGTGGTAGATGAAGTTTTGGCTGTTGGAGATATTGAGTTTCAAAAGAAAGCAATTGGTAAAATGCAAGATATTTCTAAGAGTGATGGACGGACGGTTTTGTTTGTGAGCCATAATATGGCAGCTGTAAAAAGTTTGTGTAAAAGAGGTGTAGTTTTAGAAAAAGGAAAATCTATTTTTTTAGGAGATGTGGATGCTGCTGTAGATTTCTATTTAAAAAATGCTAAAAGCACCAAAAAGTATAATATAGAAGCTACAGATAAAGAAAATTATATTTCTAAAGTATATGTCTCAGATATTCAAAATAAGGTAGTTGTAAATTCAATAGATAAAACACAAGAGTATTATTTAAATTTTGAATTAAATATTAAAGACCCAAAAGGTTTAAAATTTGGAACTACATTAATTTCAATAATGAATGAACCCATTATTTCTTTTCCTTATGAGAATCAGTTTACAAAAAAGGGAAAACATCATTTAAAAATAAAATTACCAACATCAATTTTAAAAGGAGGAGAATATTTTATAGAAGCCGCCTTATGGAATTCTGGTGAAGTTTTTGATAATTCTGAAGAATATATAGTTGTAGAAATAATTGGAACTTCAAAACTAGAGAAAACAGGGGAAAGTATTAAAGGATATGTTCTAAATAACGAGAAATGGATAGAAAGAAGTATTTAG
- a CDS encoding ABC transporter permease codes for MERDKWLFEISPKNNLFDLNLKEVWQYRDLLILFVKRDVVTLYKQTILGPLWYLIQPLFTSVIFTLVFNNIAGISTGDVPPFLFNLAGVTIWNYFKECLTATSDTFKKNEAIFGKVYFPRVIMPMSIVISNLLKFGIQIFIFICFYIYYALTGYEIMPNMYLLFFPLLIIAMGMMGLGLGMIISSMVTKYRDLTFLVAFGVQLLMYLSAVMYPLDLMREKLISVEKGTDYSWVVDFNPIAHLIEFGRYMLLNDGNYSVFGIMYTAIFTIAIFFLGLLIFNKTEKTFIDTI; via the coding sequence ATGGAGCGAGATAAATGGCTTTTTGAAATTTCCCCCAAAAACAATTTATTCGACTTAAATTTAAAAGAAGTTTGGCAATATAGAGATTTACTAATTCTTTTTGTAAAAAGAGATGTAGTTACTTTGTACAAACAAACCATTTTGGGGCCTTTGTGGTATTTAATTCAGCCTTTATTTACATCAGTAATATTTACTTTAGTTTTTAATAATATTGCAGGAATTTCCACAGGAGATGTTCCCCCTTTTTTATTCAATTTAGCAGGAGTTACCATTTGGAATTATTTTAAAGAGTGCTTAACAGCAACATCCGATACTTTTAAAAAAAACGAAGCCATTTTCGGTAAAGTTTATTTTCCCAGGGTAATCATGCCCATGTCTATCGTAATTTCTAATTTGTTAAAATTTGGAATTCAAATTTTTATATTTATTTGCTTTTACATTTATTATGCATTAACTGGTTATGAAATTATGCCAAATATGTATTTATTATTTTTTCCATTACTAATTATTGCAATGGGAATGATGGGCTTAGGATTGGGAATGATCATTTCTTCCATGGTTACAAAATATAGAGATTTAACTTTTTTAGTTGCTTTTGGAGTGCAACTGTTAATGTATTTATCTGCAGTAATGTATCCTTTAGATTTAATGCGAGAAAAGTTAATAAGTGTAGAAAAAGGTACAGATTATTCTTGGGTGGTAGATTTTAATCCAATAGCTCATCTTATAGAATTTGGTAGATACATGCTTTTAAATGATGGAAATTATTCCGTTTTTGGAATAATGTATACAGCTATATTTACGATTGCAATATTTTTCTTAGGATTGTTGATTTTTAATAAAACCGAAAAAACTTTTATAGATACGATTTAG